Proteins encoded by one window of Arachis ipaensis cultivar K30076 chromosome B04, Araip1.1, whole genome shotgun sequence:
- the LOC110270687 gene encoding probable methyltransferase PMT13, producing MIQVYLNSSSLRCNLIDLMVEIDRILQPEGTVVVRDSPEAIDKVARIARTVRWRPTIYDKEPESHGRDKILVATKTFWKLALILIVDLIDNFVI from the exons ATGATCCAAGTTTACTTAAACTCCAGTAGTTTAAG ATGTAACCTTATTGATTTGATGGTGGAGATCGACCGAATATTGCAGCCAGAAGGAACTGTTGTAGTGAGGGATTCCCCTGAAGCCATTGACAAAGTAGCTCGCATTGCTCGCACAGTGAGGTGGAGGCCTACCATATACGATAAAGAACCCGAATCACATGGCAGAGATAAAATCCTAGTTGCAACCAAGACCTTCTGGAAGCTAGCTCTAATTCTCATAGTAGATCTCATTGACAACTTTGTAATTTAG